One genomic region from Verrucomicrobiota bacterium encodes:
- a CDS encoding response regulator: MPDAPNIPIVAGGKTEAFMLRKLLERHGYRVSVTGDGRDALDVLGREPVHLVVSDIDMPGMDGYVLCDTIKSDARG, from the coding sequence ATGCCCGACGCCCCGAACATCCCCATCGTCGCGGGCGGCAAGACCGAGGCGTTCATGCTGCGCAAGCTGCTCGAGCGGCACGGCTACCGGGTGAGCGTCACCGGCGACGGCCGGGACGCGCTCGACGTGCTCGGCCGCGAACCCGTCCATCTGGTTGTCAGCGACATCGACATGCCCGGCATGGATGGTTACGTGCTGTGCGATACGATCAAGTCCGACGCGCGGGGCTGA